CCTGCGGCTCGGTGAACTGCTCGACGTCATCTGCGACACCCTGAACGAGTGCCGGGCCGGCCACGGCAGGCCCCCGGTCGAACGGCCGCCCCTCGTGCCCGCCGAGCGCTGGGACCGGTTCTTCCTGCCGCTCGCGCAGCGGTACCTGTCGCCGTTCCAGCACCGGGCCGTGCAGCTGCTCGCGATGTTCCAGAGCTACACGAGCATGGCCGAGCCCTTCGAGCCGACCAGGACCGTCCGCGACCCGGCGGGGGTGATGGCCACCGCCGTGCGGCACTGGGCCGCGCGGCGGCCGCGCCTCGCCCTTGCGCGGCCCACGCCGTGGACGCTGCTCGTGCCGTGAGCGGGGAAGGGGCCGCCGGGCAGCGGCAAGGAACGCACGGGAACTGACCCCGCCGGGGCGCCCCCCTTCCCGTTCCCCGCCGTCGGGCTCACGCGTTGCGCGCGGCACGCCCGCGGGGCCGCCGCCGTGTGCCCTGCGGAGCGCGGCACGGAACGCGACGGCGCGCGGGGCGGTCGCGCGCGAGACGGCGCATTGTTCTCCGCCTGCGGCCTCCGTTGTCCACCAACGCGCGGGGATCGCGCCGCTCCCTTTTCTTCGCCGATTCCCGGGACAGCGGCCCATGGTGTCCATATCATCGTGTCGTGTGCCGCTCGGTATGCGGCACAGGCCACCGTGCCGGTGGTGCCCGCACGTTTCCCGCACGGTCGCGCCCGAATTACCCCGCGGCCCGGATGGCGAACCCGCCGCAACGCGGTAATTCTTCCCGGGCCCGCGTCCACTGCCCCCGGCGCACATCACGCGCGTTCGCGGAATCGGTCGGCTCCCCTTGGCCGCGCCCATCCGGAATTGCTGTCATGGACGGGTGAACACCCCTCCACACGCACCGAGTTCTATCGCAGCGAATCCGGCGGCGGACGCGGAGATCGACGTGTCCGTGCGCAACGACGCACGCGTCTGGGACCACTGGCTCGGCGGCCGGCACACCTTCGCCGTGGACCGGGCCGCGGGCAACCGGCTGGCCATGGAGTTTCCCGGCCTCCTCGAAAAGGTCAGGACGACCCGGCACTTCCTGGGGCGCGCGGTCGGCCACCTGGCCGGGGAGGCCGGCATCGACCAGTTCCTCGACGTCGGAGCGGGACTGCCCACGTCCGGCAGCACCCACGAGGTCGCCGGGCGCGCCGTTCCCACGGCGCGCGTCGTCTACGTCGACAACAATCCGCAGGTCGTGCGGTACGCGCGCCGCATCCTCGCCGGGACGCGAAGGGACGCCGTCGCCTACGCGGAGGCCGACCTCCACCGGACCGAGGACGTGCTGGCCGCCGCGGCCCGCACGCTCGACCTGTCCCGGCCGGTCGCCCTCGTCCTGAGCGGCATCCTCGGCCACGCCCCGACCCACGAGCAGGCGTGCGCGACCGTCGAGAGGCTGATGGCCGCGCTGCCCTCGGGCAGTTACCTGCTGGCCCACGACATGTCGGACACCCTGCCGGACTGGTGCGCCCTCCAGGCCCGGCACAACAGCTCCAATCCCTTCCCCTACCACCTGCGGTCCGCCGAGCGCATCGCCGCCTACTTCGCGGGGCTCGACCTCGTGCCGCCGGGCGTCGTCCCCGTGGTGTCGTGGCGACCGGACGAGCTGGACCCGTACGGGCCCGACTGGACCGCGCTCGTGACCGACATCGTGGGCGGCGTCGGGCGCAAGCCCTGATCGCCGCGCGCCCCGCCACCCGCACGTCCGCCACGAGGCCGAAGGAGGCCATCATGTACTCCACCCTCGCGCCAGAACGCCACCGCGCCCTCGGCTCGGGCCCCCGCACCCGCCCCTTCTACGACCTGCTGTGCCGCCTGCCCGACGACCTGCCAGGACGCCCCGCGCGCATCGTCGACCTCGGCTGCGGCACCGGGGAACTCACCAGTGTCCTCGCCGGACGCTGGCCCGACGCGCGCATCACGGGACTCGACATCTCCGGGGCCTCCCTGGCCGAGTCCGGGCGCTGGGCGGGACCGACGCCGGGCGGCGGCCATCTCGCCTTCGGCGCCGCCGACATCGCGGAATGGGTCCCCAAGTCCCCCCTGGACTTGGTCTTCTCCAACGCCGCGATCCAGTGGGTGCCCCGGCACCAGGACCTGTTCGCCACATGGACGCGCACCCTCGTGCCCGGCGGCCTCTTCGCCTTCCAGGTCCCGGACAACGCCGCCGCCCGCAGCCACATCGTGCTGCGCGAGGTGTGCGCGAGCCCTCGGTGGCGGGAACGCCTCGGGCCCGAGGCGGTGCAGGTCCCCGAGACGCCGTCGCCCGCCGTCTACCTCGACCGGCTGGCCGGCCTCGGCTTCGCGGTGGACACCTGGGAGACGACGTACTCGCACATCCTGCCGGCGGAGGACCCGTTCGGGAGCTGGGTGCGCGGCACGGGCATGCGCCCGCTGCTGGCGGCGCTCGCCGACGAGCCGGGAGCGGGCGAGGCGTTCCTTGCCGACTACCGGGCCCGGCTGGAGGCCGCGTACCCCGCCGCGCCGCACGGGACCGTCTTCACGTTCCGCCGCGTCTTCGTGGTCGCCCGGCGCGTCGCCGCCGTGTGACCGTCCCCGTGCCGCCGGTCCCGTGTCCGTGCCCCGGGCCGGGACGGGCCGGCCTGGCGCGGCTGCCTTCGGAGCCGCGGCCCTGATCGACCCCTATTCGCCCGGTGGGGTGTCGCATCCGGCCCGCGCGGCGGCGACCCTGGGAGCAGACTGCCCGCCGCCCGCCGTTCGCGGTGGCCGGCGGCACCGCGAACGGCGGGTCCCGGCGCCGCGCCGGGAGCCGGTGAGCGCGGCGGACGAGGTGCGCGGGTCCAGGTCCCGCGCGAACGCCGGTCCGCGGGGCGGCCGTCGCTCCGCGGCCGGGGTCGCGGCCGGCGGCGGCACCTCGGGACAGCGACCGCGACGGAGAGGAATCGGCAGACCACCATGGACACAGCAGCCGTGCGCATCCCCGGCGACACCGGGCACCTCGACCCGGCGTTCCTGGCAGACCGGGCCGCGATCCAGGACCTCGTCGTCGGGTTCGCCCTGTACTTCGACGCCGGTGACTTCGAGGGCCTCGCGGAGCTGCTGACCGAGGACGCGTGCTACGAGATCCTGTCGGCGCCCGAGGGGACCCCGTCCCTCGCCGTCTCGCGCGAGGAGATCATCCGCGTGATGTCCGGCATCTGGCAGCACAACCTGGACACGCTGCGCGGTTTCCAGCGGCACGTCACGACCAACGTCCTGGTGACCCGCCTCGACGCGGAGCAGGCCGAGGCGCGTTCCCTGCTCACCTCCACGTTCGCCCACGAGGACGGACGCCACGAGGTGCGGCGCACCGGCGCCTACGTGGACATCCTGCGGAAGCGGGACGGCCGCTGGCGCCTGCACCACCGGCGCCTCCACCTCAGGCAGGTGCCGTCCCCGGCCGCCGCGCCCGCGTCCGCCTGAACCGCCGTCCCGCCCGGCGGCCTCGCGCCCCCGCCGGGCCCCGGTCTCCGGGGCCCGGCGGGGGCGCGGCGCGTCAGCCGGTCCGTTCGGCGAGGGCGACGACGATGCCCGCGGGGCCGCGCAGGGAGCAGGGCCGGTAGGCGTCCTCGTAGCGCGCGATCCCGCCGAGGAGTTCGGCGCCGTGGGCGCGCGGGCGGGCGACGGTGCCGTCGATGTCGTCGACGGCGAACATGACGCGGTGCGGGCCCAGCGTGTGGGGCGGCGGGTCCTCCGGGCCGGGACGGGTGGCCGCGGGGGCGAGGTACCCGGTCAGCTCCAGCCTGCCGTGGCCGTCGGGGGTCCGCATCATCGCGATGCCGCTCTCGACGCCGTCGAGTCCGACGGCGCCGTCCGCCCAGGGGCCCTCGACGCGCGCCCTGCCCTCCACTTCGGGGCCGGGAGCGGTGAAGAACGCGGCGGCCGCGTCCAGGTCGTCGACGACGATGGCGACGTTGTCCATCCGCTGAACGGGCATGGCGCCGAGCGTATGCCCCGGGCCGGTGCGGCGCGGGGCGCGTGGGCCGGGCGCGTGGGCCGTACGGCGGTTCGGCATACTGCGTCCGGTGACGTGCCGGGGCACGGAGACGGGAGGCGCCTGGTCGTGAAGCTGGCCGAAGCACTCGTGCTGCGCGCGGACGCCGCGCGCCGGGTCGAGCAGTTGCGCGCCCGGGTGGTGGGCAGCGCGCGCCATCAGGAGGGGGAGGCCCCCGCCGAGGACGCGGCGGCGCTGCTGGCCGAAGCCGACCTGGCGCTCGACGAGTTGGAAAGCCTGATCCGGCGGATCAACCGGACGAACGCCGCCACGACGATCGACAGGGGCACCACGCTCACCGACGCGCTCGCGCGCCGGGACGTGCTGCGCCTGCGGCACGCGCTGGTCACCTCGGCGGCCGACGCGGCGTCCGGGCGCGACCAGCGCGGCGGCATGCGGCAGTTGCGGTCGGAGCTCGCGATGCTCTCCGCGCTTCCCGTGCCCGCGCTGCGGGCCCGTGCGGACGAACTCGCGCGCGAGATCCGGCAGACCGACATCGCCATCCAGCGGACGAACTGGGAGGCCGACCTGCTGGAGTGAGCGGACGGGCGACGCGGAGCGGGTAGCCGTTCACGGAGGCGTGCACACACCGCGGCCGGCGGTTCGTTCCGGCCTTCTGGTGCGCGGGGAGCAGCGCAGGGGTTCGATTCCTCTCGATACCGGGCAGCTCAGCACCGCGCACAGGTGACCGTGCACCGCGCACACCTCATCACCAGGTGCAGATCCGTGCGGCGAGGGCGGGAACGGGGTTCCTCCGCGGCGCGGGCGCGCCGGGCGCACGGCGCGTCCGGCGCGCCGGCTCGCGGCCGGGTGCGCCGCGCTCACGCGCCGCGCACCCGGGGCGCGGGCGCGTTCAGATGTGGCCCTCACGCAGTGCCCAGGCCACCGCGTGCGCCCGGTTGCGGAGCCGTAATCGGGTGGTGAGCCCGTGCACCACGTTCTTGACGGTCCGTTCCGAGCACGAGAGCGCGGCGGCGATCTCCGCCGTGTCGAGCCCGTCGGCGACCAGCCGCAGCACGTCCGTCTCGCGCGGCGTGAGCCCCGTCGCGGGGACGCCGGCCCGGCCGGGCGCGGACCGGTGGAGCGCGCCCACCCGGTCGATCAGCCGGTCGAGGAGGTCGGGCGGCAGGTCGCCCCCGCCCCGGGCCGCCGCGCGCACGGCGCGCGCGAGCCGGTCCCCCGTGGCCTCGTGGCGCCACACGATGGCGCCGACCCCGCAGTCCATGACGTCGAGCAGCGCGGACTCGCGCAGCGCGCGGACGACCAGAACGGCGCGCGCCCCCTCGGCCCGCACGGCCCGGCGCAGCCGGTCGAGTCCCGCGGCGTCGAGGGTGTCCACGACGAGCAGGGCCACCGTTCCCCGCGGGGTGTCCTCCCGCGGGGAGTCCTGTGCCTCGCGGAGCTCCAACTCGGGGTGGCGGCGCAACTGGCTGAGCACGCCCTCGCGGGATATCGGGTCCTGGGCGTGCACCGTCACGGGGATGCGTTCCTGGGGCCACCCGTATGCCCCGGGCCGCGTGGCCGTGCGGCGGCCCGCCGTCGTGCCGCCCGCGTCTGTGGTCCGGTGTGAAGTGCGCAACCGTCTGTCTCCCCTGGTCCACGTGGTGGCCGCCGGCGGAGCGGCGGCCCGTGTGCGCGGAAGTCGTCCGGGGCCCGGCCGCCGTTCCCGGCGCCGGGCCGTGCTCTCCGGTTACCCCGGCGGGGCGGCCGGAGTCGCCCGTGCCGGGGCGCGCGTCCCGGCGGCTCACGGCGCTGTGAGGGGCCCGGGCGCCGACGACGAGGGCTCCCGGTGGGGCCACCGGCCGTCGGTCGCGCGGCGATTGTGCCACGCGCACGCGAACGGGGCGCACCCGGCGGCCTCGGCGCGCGTGTCGGTCAGGCGCCGGTGCCCGTACAGGTGAGGGTGCCGGGAGCCGCGGAACCGCCGGTGGCGACGAAGCCGAACGTGACGGTGCCGCCCGCCGGGATCGCGCCGTTCCACGCGGTGTTGCGCACGGTGATGGCTCCGCTGGTGCCGGTGCTCACGCCGTTCCACA
Above is a genomic segment from Streptomyces marincola containing:
- a CDS encoding helix-turn-helix transcriptional regulator, yielding MRTSHRTTDAGGTTAGRRTATRPGAYGWPQERIPVTVHAQDPISREGVLSQLRRHPELELREAQDSPREDTPRGTVALLVVDTLDAAGLDRLRRAVRAEGARAVLVVRALRESALLDVMDCGVGAIVWRHEATGDRLARAVRAAARGGGDLPPDLLDRLIDRVGALHRSAPGRAGVPATGLTPRETDVLRLVADGLDTAEIAAALSCSERTVKNVVHGLTTRLRLRNRAHAVAWALREGHI
- a CDS encoding nuclear transport factor 2 family protein translates to MDTAAVRIPGDTGHLDPAFLADRAAIQDLVVGFALYFDAGDFEGLAELLTEDACYEILSAPEGTPSLAVSREEIIRVMSGIWQHNLDTLRGFQRHVTTNVLVTRLDAEQAEARSLLTSTFAHEDGRHEVRRTGAYVDILRKRDGRWRLHHRRLHLRQVPSPAAAPASA
- a CDS encoding DIP1984 family protein, giving the protein MKLAEALVLRADAARRVEQLRARVVGSARHQEGEAPAEDAAALLAEADLALDELESLIRRINRTNAATTIDRGTTLTDALARRDVLRLRHALVTSAADAASGRDQRGGMRQLRSELAMLSALPVPALRARADELAREIRQTDIAIQRTNWEADLLE
- a CDS encoding VOC family protein gives rise to the protein MPVQRMDNVAIVVDDLDAAAAFFTAPGPEVEGRARVEGPWADGAVGLDGVESGIAMMRTPDGHGRLELTGYLAPAATRPGPEDPPPHTLGPHRVMFAVDDIDGTVARPRAHGAELLGGIARYEDAYRPCSLRGPAGIVVALAERTG
- a CDS encoding methyltransferase domain-containing protein; its protein translation is MYSTLAPERHRALGSGPRTRPFYDLLCRLPDDLPGRPARIVDLGCGTGELTSVLAGRWPDARITGLDISGASLAESGRWAGPTPGGGHLAFGAADIAEWVPKSPLDLVFSNAAIQWVPRHQDLFATWTRTLVPGGLFAFQVPDNAAARSHIVLREVCASPRWRERLGPEAVQVPETPSPAVYLDRLAGLGFAVDTWETTYSHILPAEDPFGSWVRGTGMRPLLAALADEPGAGEAFLADYRARLEAAYPAAPHGTVFTFRRVFVVARRVAAV
- a CDS encoding SAM-dependent methyltransferase — its product is MNTPPHAPSSIAANPAADAEIDVSVRNDARVWDHWLGGRHTFAVDRAAGNRLAMEFPGLLEKVRTTRHFLGRAVGHLAGEAGIDQFLDVGAGLPTSGSTHEVAGRAVPTARVVYVDNNPQVVRYARRILAGTRRDAVAYAEADLHRTEDVLAAAARTLDLSRPVALVLSGILGHAPTHEQACATVERLMAALPSGSYLLAHDMSDTLPDWCALQARHNSSNPFPYHLRSAERIAAYFAGLDLVPPGVVPVVSWRPDELDPYGPDWTALVTDIVGGVGRKP